Proteins encoded together in one Thermophilibacter immobilis window:
- the msrA gene encoding peptide-methionine (S)-S-oxide reductase MsrA, protein MAGLKQRETTIYLAAGCFWGAEQLFRGMPGVTGTCVGYANGNGVAGVDEATYESVCANETGFHETCRVSFDPARTSLDALLYAYFRVIDPTLVDRQGNDRGSQYQAGVFWPADDEATRGEVLRVGTIERTRTEAKHGANSFRVRLEALRDFYPAEECHQDYLVKNPGGYCHISPAAMRELQAAPLDPEYYEA, encoded by the coding sequence ATGGCCGGTTTGAAGCAACGAGAGACCACCATCTACCTCGCGGCAGGCTGCTTCTGGGGAGCCGAGCAGCTGTTTCGCGGCATGCCGGGCGTCACGGGGACCTGCGTGGGATACGCCAACGGCAACGGCGTGGCCGGAGTCGACGAGGCCACCTACGAGAGCGTGTGCGCGAACGAGACCGGCTTCCACGAGACCTGCCGGGTGAGCTTCGACCCCGCGCGGACCTCCCTGGACGCCCTGCTCTACGCCTACTTCCGCGTCATCGACCCTACGCTCGTCGACCGTCAGGGCAACGACCGCGGCAGCCAGTACCAGGCCGGCGTCTTCTGGCCTGCCGATGACGAGGCAACGCGGGGCGAGGTCCTGCGCGTGGGCACAATCGAGCGCACCCGCACCGAGGCGAAGCACGGGGCGAACAGCTTCCGCGTACGGCTCGAGGCGCTGCGCGACTTCTATCCCGCCGAGGAGTGCCACCAGGACTACCTCGTCAAGAATCCCGGGGGCTACTGCCACATCTCGCCTGCGGCCATGCGCGAACTCCAGGCAGCTCCCCTCGATCCGGAGTACTACGAGGCGTAG
- the pcp gene encoding pyroglutamyl-peptidase I, which yields MARKILVTGFEPFGGETMNPAWEAVRALPDAIDGAQVAKVEIPVVFGRAPEAVEAAIERESPDLVLCVGQAGGRAKLTPEFVGINCADGRIPDNDGYQPAGEKIEPDGPDAYFATLPVKAMAQAMSEAGVPADVSYTAGTYVCNDVMYALLHALATRHPGVRGGFLHVPYATEQATHLPAVTPSMSVPTMTEGLRVALSAALAHEEDVAVSTGITH from the coding sequence ATGGCACGAAAGATTCTGGTGACGGGCTTCGAGCCCTTCGGCGGCGAGACCATGAACCCCGCGTGGGAGGCGGTGCGCGCGCTGCCCGACGCCATCGACGGCGCGCAGGTCGCGAAAGTTGAGATTCCGGTCGTCTTCGGCCGGGCCCCCGAGGCCGTAGAGGCCGCCATCGAGCGGGAGTCCCCGGACCTCGTGCTCTGCGTGGGACAGGCCGGCGGGCGCGCCAAGCTCACGCCCGAGTTCGTGGGCATCAACTGCGCGGACGGCCGCATCCCCGACAACGACGGCTACCAACCCGCCGGCGAGAAGATCGAGCCCGACGGTCCCGACGCCTACTTCGCCACGCTGCCGGTGAAGGCCATGGCGCAGGCGATGAGCGAGGCGGGCGTCCCGGCCGACGTCTCCTACACGGCGGGCACCTACGTGTGTAACGACGTCATGTACGCACTGCTCCACGCCCTGGCGACCCGGCACCCGGGCGTGCGCGGCGGCTTTTTGCACGTGCCCTACGCGACCGAGCAGGCCACGCACCTCCCCGCCGTCACGCCGAGCATGAGCGTCCCCACCATGACCGAGGGGCTGCGCGTGGCCCTGTCCGCGGCGCTCGCGCACGAGGAGGACGTCGCCGTCTCCACGGGCATCACGCACTAA
- a CDS encoding DUF979 domain-containing protein: MGPVEFIQSADVTLSEKLLEVVYVIIGLVCIYAAVRNLRDRTNEKRVGTAVFWGVLGLLFVIGRWIPSELVGALVIVMVLPTIFRQVGAGVDKLRPTEAETAGGFEAIGTKIFIPAFSIGVVALVFALFTKISSLVGITVGVLLGMVILAVLRPKKNGPRVFLEDSRRMLDTVGPLIMLPTLLAILGATFTAAGVGDVISEIVGAVIPQGNLVVGIVVYCLGMAIFTVIMGNAFAAITVMTVGIGAPFVLSLGADPTVVGSLALTCGFCGTLMTPMAANFNIVPVAILEMGDEYGVIKKQVVPALIMLAFQIVMMIVLVAL, translated from the coding sequence ATGGGACCCGTCGAGTTCATCCAGAGCGCGGACGTCACCTTGTCCGAGAAGCTCCTCGAGGTCGTCTATGTCATCATCGGCCTCGTGTGCATCTACGCCGCCGTCCGCAACCTCCGCGACCGGACCAACGAGAAGCGCGTGGGCACCGCCGTCTTCTGGGGCGTCCTGGGCCTGCTCTTCGTCATCGGCCGCTGGATCCCCTCCGAGCTCGTCGGCGCGCTCGTGATCGTGATGGTGCTCCCCACGATTTTCAGGCAGGTGGGAGCTGGCGTCGACAAGCTCAGGCCGACCGAGGCCGAGACCGCAGGCGGCTTCGAGGCCATCGGCACCAAGATCTTCATCCCGGCCTTCTCCATAGGCGTCGTCGCCCTCGTCTTCGCGCTGTTCACCAAGATCAGCTCGCTCGTGGGCATCACCGTGGGCGTGCTGCTGGGCATGGTCATTCTCGCCGTGCTGCGCCCCAAGAAGAACGGCCCGCGCGTCTTTCTCGAGGACTCGCGCCGCATGCTCGACACCGTGGGCCCGCTCATCATGCTGCCCACGCTCCTGGCCATCCTGGGTGCCACCTTCACGGCGGCCGGCGTGGGCGACGTGATCTCCGAGATCGTGGGGGCTGTGATCCCGCAGGGCAACCTCGTCGTGGGAATCGTGGTCTACTGCCTGGGCATGGCCATCTTCACCGTGATCATGGGCAACGCCTTCGCCGCTATCACGGTCATGACCGTGGGCATCGGGGCGCCGTTCGTGCTCTCCCTGGGTGCGGACCCGACCGTCGTCGGTTCGCTGGCGCTCACCTGCGGGTTCTGCGGCACGCTCATGACGCCCATGGCGGCCAACTTCAACATCGTACCCGTCGCCATCCTGGAGATGGGCGACGAGTACGGCGTCATCAAGAAGCAGGTCGTCCCCGCCCTTATCATGCTCGCGTTCCAGATCGTGATGATGATCGTCCTGGTCGCGCTCTAG
- a CDS encoding 5-oxoproline transporter, DUF969 family subunit: protein MELIKLLGILIVVVGFALKWDSILTIMIAAVVTAVIAGMDPVAFLQTMGKGFVSNRNMLISVVIFLLTGTLERNGLKEAARSLMERVKNASAGLVMGAYGVFRVIFAAFNVGFGGVAGFVKPVVMPMAEAADEMDGRRISERHRDSLKGMAAGMENVAWFFGQVLFVGGSGMLLVQGTMSDLGYAVELPQLAAIQIPVAVVAVAVTTVYYFVFDRRLCRRDADELAKKSTAATDVSSAGGGAE from the coding sequence ATGGAACTGATAAAGCTGCTCGGAATCCTGATCGTGGTGGTTGGGTTCGCCCTCAAGTGGGACTCCATCCTCACCATCATGATCGCGGCGGTCGTCACGGCCGTCATAGCGGGGATGGACCCCGTCGCCTTTCTCCAGACCATGGGCAAGGGCTTCGTCTCCAACCGCAACATGCTCATCAGCGTGGTCATCTTCCTGCTGACGGGCACCCTCGAGCGCAACGGCCTCAAGGAGGCTGCCAGGTCGCTCATGGAGCGCGTCAAGAATGCCTCGGCCGGGCTGGTGATGGGTGCCTATGGGGTGTTCCGCGTCATCTTCGCCGCGTTCAACGTGGGCTTTGGGGGCGTCGCGGGCTTCGTGAAGCCCGTCGTCATGCCCATGGCAGAGGCGGCCGACGAGATGGACGGCCGCAGGATCTCCGAGAGGCACCGCGACTCCCTCAAGGGAATGGCGGCCGGCATGGAGAACGTCGCCTGGTTCTTCGGCCAGGTGCTGTTCGTGGGCGGCTCGGGCATGCTGCTCGTCCAGGGGACCATGTCCGACCTCGGCTACGCGGTCGAGCTCCCGCAGCTCGCGGCCATACAGATCCCCGTCGCCGTCGTCGCCGTGGCCGTCACGACCGTCTACTACTTCGTGTTCGATCGCAGGCTCTGCCGCAGGGACGCTGACGAGCTGGCCAAGAAGTCGACTGCGGCCACCGACGTGTCCAGCGCAGGAGGGGGGGCGGAGTAG
- a CDS encoding MFS transporter, which produces MRARSDSDMAAEARGRFELTRPLVVLMALTCGVCVASLYYIQPLETDVAAEFSVTQGAAGLAATCAQVGYALGLLLIVPLGDMLERRALVGRMMLVSAVALVLVACAQSFPALLASLLAVGVVSIVPQLIVPYAAHLAPESERGRVIGDVMSGLLVGILLSRTFSGLLGSVLGWRLVFVAAAALVAALSFAIRWSLPADRGQSRVGYGALLRSLPGLVRRWRPLRESACNGFLMFGAFSAFWTSLSFWLSSPTFGLGPREAGLMGLVGLAGVIAAHFIGGVCDRRGARFSVGVGTVLSSAAFALLFLLGRSVWGLGVGAVVLDLGNQFGQVSNMDRVQSLGDEVRSRTNTVFMFSYFVGGSLGSFLGATAFQSFGWTGMCGVGAAFMALALTTHFVIFRNPAQVTSTTH; this is translated from the coding sequence ATGCGAGCTCGCAGCGATAGCGACATGGCGGCGGAGGCGCGCGGGCGCTTCGAGCTCACACGACCCCTCGTCGTGCTCATGGCGCTGACCTGCGGGGTCTGCGTCGCGAGCCTCTACTACATCCAGCCCCTCGAGACGGACGTGGCCGCGGAGTTCTCCGTGACGCAGGGCGCCGCCGGGCTCGCCGCCACCTGCGCGCAGGTCGGCTACGCCCTCGGCCTGCTGCTAATCGTGCCCCTCGGCGACATGCTCGAGCGGCGCGCGCTCGTGGGGCGCATGATGCTCGTGTCCGCGGTCGCGCTCGTGTTGGTCGCCTGCGCGCAAAGCTTTCCCGCGCTCCTCGCCTCTCTTCTGGCCGTCGGTGTGGTCTCCATCGTCCCGCAGCTCATAGTCCCCTATGCCGCCCACCTTGCCCCTGAGTCCGAGAGGGGCCGGGTCATAGGCGACGTCATGAGCGGCCTTCTCGTGGGAATCCTCCTCTCGCGCACCTTCTCGGGCCTCTTGGGAAGCGTCCTGGGGTGGCGTCTCGTGTTTGTCGCCGCCGCGGCTCTCGTTGCGGCGCTCTCCTTTGCGATACGATGGTCCCTCCCGGCGGACCGAGGGCAGTCTCGCGTGGGCTACGGTGCGCTCCTACGCTCCCTTCCGGGGCTGGTTCGCAGGTGGAGGCCCCTGCGCGAGAGCGCCTGCAACGGCTTTCTCATGTTTGGGGCGTTCAGCGCCTTCTGGACCTCGCTGTCCTTCTGGCTGAGCTCGCCGACCTTCGGGCTAGGCCCGCGCGAGGCGGGCCTCATGGGCCTCGTGGGGCTTGCGGGCGTCATCGCCGCTCACTTCATCGGCGGCGTCTGCGACCGGCGTGGGGCACGCTTCTCCGTGGGGGTGGGCACCGTGCTCTCGTCAGCCGCCTTTGCCCTGCTCTTCTTGCTCGGTCGCTCCGTGTGGGGCCTCGGCGTGGGCGCCGTCGTTCTCGACCTGGGAAACCAGTTCGGGCAGGTCTCCAACATGGATCGCGTCCAGTCTCTCGGGGACGAGGTGCGCAGCCGCACCAACACGGTATTCATGTTCTCCTACTTCGTCGGGGGCTCACTGGGCTCGTTTTTGGGAGCGACGGCCTTCCAGTCGTTCGGTTGGACGGGCATGTGCGGGGTGGGAGCCGCCTTCATGGCTCTTGCGCTGACGACCCACTTTGTCATCTTCAGAAATCCCGCTCAGGTTACGTCCACGACCCACTAG
- a CDS encoding MarR family winged helix-turn-helix transcriptional regulator has protein sequence MREESENASVGELLLAAYDGFYEADVRAQDFGTGERLHHSEIHLLQAVADAPGASVTAVARELGITRGAVSQTLARLEEKGMVQPEGARVRGASRQLALTGLGQVAVRNHRAHHASYDLLAESLLCDANDHERAFLVGFLARLVRTLAEEGRCAKSDVRAVAACTERGALNASSQR, from the coding sequence ATGAGGGAAGAGAGCGAGAACGCGAGCGTGGGCGAGCTGCTGCTCGCTGCCTACGACGGCTTTTACGAGGCCGACGTCCGTGCGCAGGACTTTGGGACGGGGGAGCGCCTGCACCACTCGGAGATCCACCTTCTGCAGGCCGTTGCCGACGCTCCCGGCGCAAGCGTGACGGCGGTCGCACGAGAGCTCGGGATCACACGCGGGGCCGTGTCGCAGACGCTGGCGCGGCTCGAGGAAAAGGGCATGGTGCAGCCGGAGGGCGCGCGAGTCCGCGGCGCATCGCGCCAGCTTGCTCTGACGGGGCTCGGGCAGGTGGCCGTCCGCAACCACAGGGCCCATCACGCGAGCTACGACCTGCTCGCCGAGAGCCTCCTTTGCGACGCGAACGACCACGAGCGGGCCTTCCTCGTTGGCTTTCTCGCCCGCCTTGTTCGGACGCTCGCCGAGGAGGGACGCTGCGCCAAAAGCGACGTGAGAGCCGTGGCGGCGTGCACGGAGAGGGGAGCGCTCAATGCGAGCTCGCAGCGATAG
- a CDS encoding ABC transporter ATP-binding protein — protein sequence MSMIELREVTFTYAGSGHPALRDCSLRVEEGETVLLAGMSGCGKSTVLNLVNGLLFHGGENRVGGEVTVDGAPVRAREPWEMASHVGSVFQNPKSQLFNLDVADEIVFGLENLGASHDAMEEALARASAACGVEELLGRSIFDLSGGEKQRVACASAYALDPSVIVLDEPSANLDEAGILGLRKILRTWRLAGKTVLVAEHRLWYALDVANRVLYLRGGRVEGEYAPDALLALTDEEREELGLRQASRPAPLVVSADEPATGDGLCARDLAASHRGRTVWSGVTFKAPRGSLCAITGPNGTGKSTLARALCGLVRRDAGTVSLDAVALTRRRQRASCSLVMQDVNAQLFGESVLDEVTLGDASLEARALFVLGELDLGDYLDRHPMSLSGGQRQRLAVADCLASDKDVLVLDEPTSGLDMFHMREMGHLLRRLADAGTCVIVITHDVEFVRETQAVVLPWACDAR from the coding sequence ATGAGCATGATAGAGCTCCGGGAGGTCACCTTCACCTATGCGGGCTCGGGTCACCCGGCACTGCGCGACTGCTCGCTTCGCGTGGAGGAGGGGGAGACGGTGCTGCTCGCCGGCATGAGCGGCTGCGGGAAGTCGACGGTGCTCAACCTGGTCAATGGCCTCTTGTTCCACGGTGGCGAGAACCGCGTGGGAGGTGAGGTTACGGTCGACGGGGCTCCCGTGCGCGCACGGGAGCCGTGGGAGATGGCCTCCCACGTGGGGTCGGTCTTCCAGAACCCCAAGTCGCAGCTCTTCAACCTCGACGTGGCCGACGAGATCGTCTTCGGTCTCGAGAACCTGGGGGCGTCACACGATGCGATGGAGGAGGCGCTCGCGCGCGCCTCCGCGGCATGCGGCGTCGAGGAGCTGCTCGGACGCAGCATCTTCGATCTCTCGGGGGGCGAGAAGCAGCGCGTCGCCTGCGCGAGCGCCTACGCCCTCGACCCCTCGGTCATCGTACTGGACGAGCCGTCGGCGAACCTGGACGAGGCCGGCATCCTCGGCCTGAGGAAGATCCTGAGGACGTGGAGGCTCGCGGGCAAGACGGTGCTCGTCGCGGAGCATCGCCTGTGGTACGCCCTCGACGTGGCCAATCGCGTGCTCTACCTGCGCGGAGGACGCGTCGAGGGGGAGTACGCCCCCGACGCGCTCCTCGCGCTCACGGACGAGGAGCGCGAGGAGCTGGGCCTGCGCCAGGCCTCGCGTCCCGCGCCCCTCGTCGTTTCCGCAGACGAGCCGGCCACGGGCGATGGCCTCTGCGCGCGCGACCTCGCCGCCTCCCACCGGGGGCGCACCGTGTGGTCGGGAGTCACGTTCAAGGCTCCCCGCGGGAGCCTGTGCGCGATAACGGGACCTAATGGCACGGGCAAGTCGACCCTGGCTCGCGCCCTATGCGGCCTGGTGCGCCGCGACGCGGGAACGGTGAGCCTCGACGCCGTCGCGCTCACCCGCCGCCGTCAGCGCGCGTCCTGCTCCCTGGTCATGCAGGACGTGAACGCCCAGCTCTTCGGCGAGAGCGTCCTGGACGAGGTGACGCTGGGCGACGCCTCCCTGGAGGCCCGGGCGCTCTTCGTGCTCGGGGAGCTCGACCTGGGCGACTACCTCGACCGGCATCCCATGAGCCTCTCCGGCGGCCAGCGCCAGCGCCTCGCCGTCGCGGACTGCCTGGCGAGCGACAAGGACGTCCTCGTGCTCGACGAGCCCACGAGCGGCCTGGATATGTTCCACATGCGCGAGATGGGACACCTGCTCAGACGCCTCGCCGATGCGGGGACCTGCGTCATCGTCATTACGCATGACGTGGAGTTCGTCCGCGAGACGCAGGCCGTCGTGCTCCCCTGGGCATGCGACGCCCGATAG
- a CDS encoding energy-coupling factor transporter transmembrane component T, which translates to MRRSRLALDPRTKLFLIAVTSVVVFVAPYTAYTMALMGLYCLLFALGGRLSSALRLMACYLAIAALRAFVVPVVPAQVGVMLSVIGYVGIVFPCAMAAAFLVDTTSVGELAAALRALRSPETLTVALVATLRFFPAIGREAAHVRDAMRLRSVRGWGRKLECLYVPLLLSIASTATDLGSSVAVRGIENPGPRSSWHEIGMGSADALAMAAFSVVLVLAVASRVAVA; encoded by the coding sequence ATGAGACGCAGCCGGCTCGCGCTCGACCCCCGCACGAAGCTCTTCCTCATCGCGGTGACGAGCGTCGTGGTGTTCGTCGCCCCCTACACGGCGTACACGATGGCCCTCATGGGGCTGTACTGCCTGCTCTTCGCCCTGGGGGGCAGGCTCTCCTCGGCGCTCAGGCTCATGGCCTGCTACCTCGCCATCGCGGCGCTCAGGGCCTTCGTCGTGCCCGTGGTCCCCGCGCAGGTGGGCGTCATGCTCTCCGTTATCGGCTACGTGGGCATCGTGTTTCCCTGCGCCATGGCGGCGGCGTTTCTGGTGGACACCACCTCCGTGGGGGAGCTTGCGGCGGCCCTGCGCGCCCTGCGCTCGCCCGAGACGCTGACGGTCGCCCTGGTGGCGACGCTGCGCTTCTTCCCCGCGATAGGCCGGGAGGCGGCTCACGTCCGCGACGCCATGCGCCTGCGCTCCGTCAGGGGCTGGGGACGCAAGCTCGAGTGCCTCTACGTCCCCCTGCTTCTGAGCATAGCCTCCACCGCCACCGACCTGGGGTCCTCCGTCGCGGTGCGCGGCATCGAGAACCCCGGGCCCAGGAGCTCGTGGCACGAGATAGGCATGGGCTCCGCGGACGCCCTCGCGATGGCGGCCTTCTCCGTCGTGCTCGTCCTCGCCGTCGCGTCGAGGGTGGCGGTCGCATGA
- a CDS encoding MptD family putative ECF transporter S component, which yields MASQSSSDKMTARDAVMVGALGAVIIVIRFALMIAGGLGPYVWFSSHFVDALLIGPVFMLVMSKVRKPGAFLIISVVTGLVFVEATWMILVTGIVGGLLCELFAKRADYRPGALATAAFCFFNLGFIGDFLPLYLTKEQYFATAMTQMPQAYVDQLYALISAPVLALIVASVIVGSILGALFGARMMRRHFARVAPAK from the coding sequence ATGGCGAGTCAGTCAAGTTCCGACAAGATGACCGCGCGCGACGCAGTGATGGTGGGTGCCCTGGGGGCGGTCATAATCGTCATACGGTTCGCCCTCATGATCGCGGGAGGCCTCGGACCCTACGTCTGGTTCTCCTCGCACTTCGTCGACGCGCTGCTCATCGGCCCCGTGTTCATGCTCGTCATGTCCAAGGTCAGAAAGCCCGGGGCCTTTCTCATCATCAGCGTGGTCACCGGCCTCGTGTTCGTGGAGGCGACGTGGATGATCCTCGTCACCGGAATCGTGGGCGGCCTGCTCTGCGAGCTCTTCGCCAAGAGGGCCGACTATCGCCCCGGGGCCCTGGCGACGGCCGCGTTCTGCTTCTTCAACCTGGGCTTCATAGGCGACTTTCTCCCGCTCTACCTCACCAAGGAGCAGTACTTCGCCACGGCGATGACGCAGATGCCTCAGGCCTACGTCGACCAGCTGTACGCGCTCATCAGCGCGCCCGTCCTCGCCCTGATCGTGGCCAGCGTCATCGTAGGCTCCATCCTGGGCGCGCTGTTCGGGGCGAGGATGATGCGGAGGCACTTCGCCCGCGTCGCCCCCGCGAAGTAG
- a CDS encoding LysR family transcriptional regulator produces MSQPAVSLAVKRLERQLGTELFLRQQFDSSDVSLTDAGKILVAHAGAALCEIDAAARKIESLECRRAIRLSLPPIILDRYFKDNMGALATAFQGHRVVVSSWGSQRTLEEIRHHNLDVGVVASAADELDIPHVRSRRVGTFPFCLALPAGQAAPCPGASISFEEFCALPSLPFVSFTSDYIQRDILQGLSERCGRSTQIAAETDQISELKGLIEAGVGVGFVTSLVMDGDALTLVPLTGPGTPTFNIFVFEDLSRPFHADDSCIQDILRVLRETIATPHPADPV; encoded by the coding sequence ATGTCGCAGCCCGCGGTGTCGCTGGCCGTCAAGCGCCTCGAGCGCCAGCTGGGCACCGAGCTCTTCTTGCGCCAGCAGTTCGACTCGAGCGACGTCTCGCTGACCGACGCCGGCAAGATTCTCGTGGCCCATGCGGGCGCGGCGCTGTGCGAGATCGACGCGGCCGCGCGAAAGATCGAGAGCCTGGAGTGCCGCCGCGCGATTCGCCTCAGCCTGCCCCCCATCATCCTGGACCGCTACTTCAAGGATAACATGGGCGCGCTCGCCACGGCGTTCCAGGGCCATCGGGTCGTGGTCTCGTCTTGGGGCTCGCAGCGCACCCTCGAGGAGATCCGCCACCATAACCTGGACGTGGGGGTGGTGGCCTCCGCGGCCGACGAGCTCGACATCCCCCACGTCAGGAGCCGCAGGGTGGGCACCTTCCCCTTCTGCCTTGCCCTGCCGGCGGGACAGGCGGCCCCGTGTCCGGGGGCCTCGATCAGCTTCGAGGAGTTCTGCGCCCTCCCGAGCCTGCCGTTCGTCTCGTTCACGAGCGACTACATACAGCGCGACATCCTGCAGGGGCTCTCAGAGCGCTGCGGGAGGAGCACCCAGATAGCCGCCGAGACGGACCAGATATCCGAGCTCAAAGGACTCATCGAGGCGGGAGTGGGCGTGGGTTTCGTGACCAGCCTCGTCATGGACGGGGACGCCCTCACCCTCGTCCCCCTCACGGGCCCGGGGACGCCGACGTTCAACATCTTCGTCTTCGAGGACCTCTCGCGGCCCTTCCACGCGGACGACTCCTGCATCCAGGACATCCTGCGCGTCCTGCGCGAGACGATCGCCACGCCGCACCCCGCAGACCCGGTCTGA
- a CDS encoding NAD-dependent malic enzyme, whose protein sequence is MNKTGFAVLVDPLLNKGTAFTAEERAQLGLQGLLPAGVQTIEQQEREVYERFLAEPTDLAKRIYLMGVRDSNARLFFYSMERHLTEYMPIVYAPTVAQSIENYDEHYFGSKVAYVSVDHPELVEESLRAFAGEGADIRLVVATDSEGILGIGDWGTNGAEILTGKLAVYTAAASIDPAKILPVMVDAGTNRKELLDDPRYLGNRFERVRGQRYDDLIQALVDASLKLYPSALLHWEDFGRPCAAPILERYRDTVLTLNDDIQGTGVTVLGALMAATKVADAPLSDSRILTFGAGTAGIGIADQIVDGLEKLGGLTSAEARSRVYLVDRDGLILKGMPDLTEGQVRYAHDASEFAADLKTTSLAAVVDAVRPTALIGTSTVHGAFTEDVVRAMASHVEHPFIAPISNPTKLAEATAADVIRWSEGRASVVTGTPSAPVDYDGVTYHIGQGNNALMYPGICLGALIPSARIVSRGMLLAGAQALADMIDTSQPGAPVLPPMSDLTQITRNVATAVAERALEEGLNRVEVADVGAAIDAAAWHPEY, encoded by the coding sequence ATGAACAAGACCGGATTTGCGGTGCTCGTCGACCCCCTGCTCAACAAGGGCACGGCCTTCACGGCGGAGGAGCGAGCGCAGCTGGGCCTCCAGGGCCTTCTGCCCGCCGGGGTCCAGACCATCGAGCAGCAGGAGAGGGAGGTCTACGAGCGCTTCCTGGCCGAGCCCACGGACCTCGCCAAGCGCATCTACCTCATGGGCGTGCGCGACTCGAACGCCCGCCTTTTCTTCTACAGCATGGAGCGCCACCTGACGGAGTACATGCCCATCGTCTACGCCCCCACGGTCGCGCAGTCCATCGAGAACTACGACGAGCACTACTTTGGCAGCAAGGTCGCCTACGTCTCAGTCGACCATCCCGAGCTGGTCGAGGAGTCGCTCCGTGCCTTCGCGGGGGAGGGTGCCGACATCCGCCTCGTGGTGGCGACCGACTCCGAGGGCATCCTGGGCATCGGCGACTGGGGCACCAACGGCGCCGAGATCCTCACCGGCAAGCTCGCCGTCTACACGGCGGCGGCCTCCATCGACCCGGCCAAGATCCTACCCGTCATGGTGGACGCGGGCACCAACCGCAAGGAGCTTCTCGACGATCCGCGCTACCTGGGCAACCGCTTCGAGCGCGTCCGCGGCCAGCGCTACGATGACCTCATCCAGGCGCTCGTGGACGCCTCGCTCAAGCTCTATCCGAGCGCCCTCCTTCACTGGGAGGACTTCGGGCGTCCCTGCGCCGCCCCCATCCTCGAGCGCTACCGTGACACCGTCCTCACCCTGAACGACGACATCCAGGGCACGGGCGTGACGGTCCTGGGCGCCCTCATGGCCGCCACCAAGGTCGCGGATGCCCCGCTCAGCGACTCGCGCATCCTCACCTTTGGCGCCGGCACGGCTGGCATCGGCATCGCCGACCAGATCGTCGACGGCCTCGAGAAGCTCGGTGGGCTCACGTCTGCGGAGGCGCGCTCACGGGTCTACCTCGTTGACCGTGACGGGCTCATCCTCAAGGGAATGCCCGACCTGACCGAGGGCCAGGTCCGCTATGCCCACGACGCCTCCGAGTTTGCCGCCGACCTTAAGACCACCTCGCTCGCGGCCGTCGTCGACGCCGTCCGCCCGACGGCCCTTATCGGTACCTCGACCGTTCACGGAGCCTTCACCGAGGATGTCGTGCGCGCCATGGCCTCGCACGTCGAGCACCCCTTCATAGCGCCCATCTCCAATCCCACGAAGCTCGCCGAGGCCACGGCCGCAGACGTCATTCGCTGGTCGGAGGGGCGTGCCTCGGTGGTCACCGGGACGCCGTCCGCCCCGGTCGACTACGACGGGGTGACCTACCACATCGGTCAGGGCAACAACGCCCTCATGTACCCGGGCATCTGCCTGGGGGCGCTCATTCCCAGCGCCCGCATCGTGAGCCGCGGCATGCTGCTCGCCGGCGCCCAGGCCCTCGCGGATATGATCGACACCTCCCAGCCCGGTGCCCCGGTCCTGCCGCCCATGAGCGACCTCACCCAGATCACGCGCAACGTGGCCACGGCGGTCGCCGAGAGGGCGCTCGAGGAGGGGCTGAACCGGGTCGAGGTCGCGGACGTGGGCGCGGCGATCGATGCCGCGGCGTGGCACCCGGAGTACTAG